Within Limisalsivibrio acetivorans, the genomic segment TCCGTCGGTCAGCACAACGCTTTTAACCTGGCCTGCGTTATCCTTAACCTCTTCCACAACATTCTTTAGCTTAACGGATATCCCCGTCTTCTCCTCTATCTTCGCTGTGGCAAACTTTCCCCCCTCCTCATCCGTCATCTGAGAGAGGAGCCTGTTGTTCCTGTGTACTATGGTGACGTCAAGTCCCCTGTGCCAAAGGGAGAGCGCAGCGTCCACGCCTATGAACCCTCCGCCGAAGACAACCGCTCTTTTGCACCCCTGCTCCCTGATATAACTGTCGATCTCAGTGAGATCCGTAAGGCTTTTAAACCCGAACACTCCCACATATTCAAGCATATCCGGCTTGGGATACCAGCTTTTGGAGCCTGTGGAGAAGAAAAGCTTATCATAACCTATGCTCCTCCCCCCGCTGGTGAGGAGGGTCTGTTTAGTGGTATCTATCTCGGTTACTGATTCACCCAGCAACGCCTCTGTTCCATGGTTTTCGAAGAAGTCTTCCCCCTTCCAGTAAACTGTCTCCAAGGGCTCCCCCGCAAGGAAGAAAGGCATACTGCAAGGAGAGTACGGGGCGAATCTTTCCGGAGTTATCATAAGAACTTCGTCCCTTGAGCCCTCCTCCCGCAATGTGGAGACGAACTCTGTGGCAGCCATGCCTGTGCCTACTGTGACGATACGCATACTATTCCCCCACCGAGTTGTCTCTCTGCTTGCTCACCTCTCTGT encodes:
- a CDS encoding NAD(P)/FAD-dependent oxidoreductase, producing the protein MRIVTVGTGMAATEFVSTLREEGSRDEVLMITPERFAPYSPCSMPFFLAGEPLETVYWKGEDFFENHGTEALLGESVTEIDTTKQTLLTSGGRSIGYDKLFFSTGSKSWYPKPDMLEYVGVFGFKSLTDLTEIDSYIREQGCKRAVVFGGGFIGVDAALSLWHRGLDVTIVHRNNRLLSQMTDEEGGKFATAKIEEKTGISVKLKNVVEEVKDNAGQVKSVVLTDGTEIDTDLLIITVGVSPNSEALTGDDGGVSVDECLRYSSNVYCAGDVALTSHMVTGEQKIYATYPNARSQARNAALSIMYGDEAFEGSVNTNVLKKHIDFPIIAAGLFEGENCTYSDAEVFRRLYLKDGKIHGYQIVGDTLLSGYVYNLYISQTELNDDFLDAFMRNDNKYYYKMITGVIH